Proteins encoded in a region of the Hippocampus zosterae strain Florida chromosome 11, ASM2543408v3, whole genome shotgun sequence genome:
- the snx5 gene encoding sorting nexin-5, with protein sequence MTATLDDRDKEKMRSVSVDLNHDASLLIDIPDALCERDKVKFTVHTKTTITAFQKPEISVPRQHEDFIWLHDTLVETEDYAGLIIPPAPPKPDFESPREKMHKLGEGEATMTKEEYTKMKQELEAEYLAVFKKTVQVHEVFLQRLSSHPVLSKDRNFQIFLEYDQDLSVRRKNAKEMFGGFFKNMVKSADEVLISGIKEVDDFFEQEKTFLLDYYSKIKDSTAKAEKMTRTHKNIADDYIQISATLNGLSAEDTTANRKHMEKLSDLFEKLRKVEGRVASDQELKLTELLRYYMRDIQAAKDLLYRRARALVDYENSNKALDKARLKSKDIPQAEEHQQQCLQKFDKLSESGKKELTSFKGRRVVAFRKNLVEMAELEIKHAKNNVALLQGCIELLKNN encoded by the exons ATGACAGCTACTTTAGACGACAGGGACAAGGAAAAG ATGCGCTCTGTGTCTGTTGACTTAAATCATGATGCATCTCTACTTATCGACATTCCCGATGCACTCTGTGAAAGAGACAAAGTCAAGTTTACAGTCCACACAAAG ACTACAATTACTGCTTTCCAGAAGCCAGAAATCTCTGTTCCCCGGCAGCATGAAGATTTCATCTGGTTACATGACACTCTGGTGGAGACGGAGGACTATGCTGGTCTAATA ATTCCCCCCGCACCTCCAAAGCCTGACTTTGAAAGCCCAAGAGAAAAGATGCACAAATTGGGAGAAGGTGAAGCCACCATGACCAAGGAAGAGTACACTAAAATGAAGCAGGAACTGGAAGC tGAGTACCTGGCTGTGTTCAAGAAAACAGTCCAAGTACATGAAGTTTTTCTGCAGAGACTCTCTTCTCATCCCGTTCTAAGCAAAGACAGAAACTTTCAGATTTTCCTAGAGTATGACCAGGAT ctcAGTGTCAGAAGAAAAAATGCCAAGGAGATGTTTGGAGGATTCTTCAAGAACATGGTGAAGTCAGCTGATGAGGTCCTTATTTCAGGAATAAAG GAAGTTGATGACTTTTTTGAGCAGGAGAAGACGTTCCTTCTAGACTATTACAGCAAGATTAAAGATTCCACTGCCAAAGCAGAGAAGATGACCCGCACACACAAAA ATATCGCTGATGATTATATTCAGATCTCAGCCACACTGAATGGACTTTCTGCTGaagatacaacagcaaataggaA GCATATGGAGAAGCTCTCAGATCTCTTTGAGAAGCTCAGA AAAGTGGAGGGAAGAGTAGCATCTGATCAGGAGCTCAAGCTCACAGAGTTGCTAAGATATTACATGCGAGATATCCAGGCGGCCAAG GACCTTCTCTACAGACGAGCTCGTGCATTAGTCGACTATGAAAACTCCAACAAGGCTTTGGATAAGGCTCGACTGAAAAGTAAAGACATTCCTCAGGCTGAGGAACACCAGCAGCAGTGCCTACAGAAATTTGACAAGCTCTCAGAGTCCGGGAAGAAAG AACTCACCAGTTTCAAGGGCAGGCGAGTTGTGGCATTTAGAAAGAATCTTGTAGAGATGGCCGAACTGGAGATTAAACATGCCAAG
- the mgme1 gene encoding mitochondrial genome maintenance exonuclease 1 isoform X1 — MFILKRLPFTGSISVRMLQYTSLTFGFGVACHRSTSRRGASPYNSVDSERYSSLVKSVISSRTSSQTPDTIQDEDEHMFGPVVKAHTQSRQQRRRPKVIHPFLRCEETREPESGPPVRIVLNRGQGRSSIPSVTRILQATLSAEQLFYLERWKRRMVAELGEEGFKEYTQNLFRQGKLFHSALEEVIMSGATRQDEQHEPQSSDVMGYMKSITYVLEDVNAARAIESSVQHDTLDYLGIVDCVAHYRGVLCVIDWKTSEKPKPFLSNTYDNPIQVAAYAGALNSDGRYKYQVENGLIVVAYKDGSPAHVHQLNRELMSEYWEKWLIRLEEFREQRSNKESAQQTQ, encoded by the exons atgttcatcttaAAACGTTTGCCATTCACCGGAAGTATTTCTGTAAGGATGCTCCAGTATACCTCCCTAACTTTTGGATTTGGTGTCGCATGTCATCGTTCTACCTCCCGCAGGGGGGCGAGTCCGTACAACTCAGTAGACAGTGAGCGCTACTCGTCCCTTGTAAAATCTGTCATCTCTTCGAGGACCAGTTCTCAAACGCCTGATACCATTCAAGATGAGGATGAGCACATGTTTGGACCAGTTGTCAAAGCTCATACGCAGTCACGACAACAAAGGAGGCGTCCAAAAGTCATTCATCCTTTTTTACGTTGCGAGGAAACACGGGAGCCTGAGTCAGGACCTCCAGTGCGAATCGTGTTAAACAGGGGCCAAGGTCGGTCGTCCATACCGAGTGTTACCAGGATTCTTCAGGCGACGCTTTCAGCAGAGCAGCTCTTCTATCTGGAGAGATGGAAGAGAAGGATGGTTGCAGAACTGGGGGAGGAAGGCTTCAAAGAATACACCCAAA ACTTGTTTAGGCAAGGGAAACTTTTCCATTCAGCCCTGGAAGAAGTTATTATGTCAGGCGCAACAAGGCAAGACGAACAACATGAACCACAATCATCTGATGTGATGGGATACATGAAGAGCATCACTTACGTTCTGGAAGATGTGAACGCAGCAAGAGCAATAGAGAGCAGTGTGCAGCACGACACTCTCGATTATTTGGGCATCGTGGATTGTGTGGCCCACTACAG AGGTGTTCTGTGTGTTATTGACTGGAAGACCTCTGAAAAACCTAAGCCGTTCCTGAGCAACACATATGACAACCCCATTCAGGTAGCGGCCTACGCTGGAGCTTTGAACAGTGATGGCAGATACAAATACCAG GTGGAGAATGGGCTTATTGTCGTTGCCTACAAGGATGGCTCACCCGCCCACGTTCACCAACTGAACCGTGAGCTAATGTCGGAATATTGGGAAAAGTGGCTGATTCGCTTGGAAGAGTTTCGAGAACAGAG
- the mgme1 gene encoding mitochondrial genome maintenance exonuclease 1 isoform X2, producing MFILKRLPFTGSISVRMLQYTSLTFGFGVACHRSTSRRGASPYNSVDSERYSSLVKSVISSRTSSQTPDTIQDEDEHMFGPVVKAHTQSRQQRRRPKVIHPFLRCEETREPESGPPVRIVLNRGQGRSSIPSVTRILQATLSAEQLFYLERWKRRMVAELGEEGFKEYTQNLFRQGKLFHSALEEVIMSGATRQDEQHEPQSSDVMGYMKSITYVLEDVNAARAIESSVQHDTLDYLGIVDCVAHYRGVLCVIDWKTSEKPKPFLSNTYDNPIQVAAYAGALNSDGRYKYQVENGLIVVAYKDGSPAHVHQLNRELMSEYWEKWLIRLEEFREQR from the exons atgttcatcttaAAACGTTTGCCATTCACCGGAAGTATTTCTGTAAGGATGCTCCAGTATACCTCCCTAACTTTTGGATTTGGTGTCGCATGTCATCGTTCTACCTCCCGCAGGGGGGCGAGTCCGTACAACTCAGTAGACAGTGAGCGCTACTCGTCCCTTGTAAAATCTGTCATCTCTTCGAGGACCAGTTCTCAAACGCCTGATACCATTCAAGATGAGGATGAGCACATGTTTGGACCAGTTGTCAAAGCTCATACGCAGTCACGACAACAAAGGAGGCGTCCAAAAGTCATTCATCCTTTTTTACGTTGCGAGGAAACACGGGAGCCTGAGTCAGGACCTCCAGTGCGAATCGTGTTAAACAGGGGCCAAGGTCGGTCGTCCATACCGAGTGTTACCAGGATTCTTCAGGCGACGCTTTCAGCAGAGCAGCTCTTCTATCTGGAGAGATGGAAGAGAAGGATGGTTGCAGAACTGGGGGAGGAAGGCTTCAAAGAATACACCCAAA ACTTGTTTAGGCAAGGGAAACTTTTCCATTCAGCCCTGGAAGAAGTTATTATGTCAGGCGCAACAAGGCAAGACGAACAACATGAACCACAATCATCTGATGTGATGGGATACATGAAGAGCATCACTTACGTTCTGGAAGATGTGAACGCAGCAAGAGCAATAGAGAGCAGTGTGCAGCACGACACTCTCGATTATTTGGGCATCGTGGATTGTGTGGCCCACTACAG AGGTGTTCTGTGTGTTATTGACTGGAAGACCTCTGAAAAACCTAAGCCGTTCCTGAGCAACACATATGACAACCCCATTCAGGTAGCGGCCTACGCTGGAGCTTTGAACAGTGATGGCAGATACAAATACCAG GTGGAGAATGGGCTTATTGTCGTTGCCTACAAGGATGGCTCACCCGCCCACGTTCACCAACTGAACCGTGAGCTAATGTCGGAATATTGGGAAAAGTGGCTGATTCGCTTGGAAGAGTTTCGAGAACAGAGGTGA